One Tachysurus vachellii isolate PV-2020 chromosome 8, HZAU_Pvac_v1, whole genome shotgun sequence genomic window carries:
- the LOC132850251 gene encoding ras-related protein Rap-2a, with protein sequence MREYKVVVLGSGGVGKSALTVQFVTGTFIEKYDPTIEDFYRKEIEVDSSPSVLEILDTAGTEQFASMRDLYIKNGQGFILVYSLVNQQSFQDIKPMRDQIIRVKRYEKVPVILVGNKVDLESEREVSVSEGQALAEEWGCPFIETSAKSKTMVDELFAEIVRQMDYAAQPDKDDPCCSSCNIQ encoded by the exons ATGCGTGAGTACAAAGTGGTGGTGTTGGGCAGCGGCGGCGTGGGCAAGTCCGCCCTCACCGTGCAGTTCGTCACCGGCACCTTCATAGAGAAGTATGACCCGACCATAGAAGACTTCTACCGCAAGGAGATAGAAGTGGACTCGTCGCCATCGGTGCTCGAGATCCTGGACACGGCCGGCACGGAACAGTTCGCCTCCATGCGCGATCTGTACATCAAGAACGGCCAGGGCTTCATCCTGGTGTACAGCCTGGTGAACCAGCAGAGCTTCCAGGACATCAAGCCCATGAGGGACCAAATCATCCGTGTGAAAAG GTATGAGAAGGTGCcggtgatcctggtgggcaatAAGGTGGATCTGGAGAGTGAGCGGGAGGTGTCGGTGAGCGAGGGTCAGGCTCTGGCTGAGGAATGGGGCTGCCCCTTTATCGAGACCTCAGCCAAGAGTAAGACCATGGTGGACGAACTGTTTGCCGAAATCGTCCGACAGATGGACTACGCAGCGCAACCTGACAAAGACGATCCCTGCTGCTCCTCCTGCAATATACAATAA